One Xiphophorus maculatus strain JP 163 A chromosome 10, X_maculatus-5.0-male, whole genome shotgun sequence genomic region harbors:
- the LOC111609932 gene encoding carbonic anhydrase 4-like isoform X3 has protein sequence MNVLTIIAVAVCVLAPGAYCESSTVEWCYHNSSCSDSTWPTIAPLHCNGTRQSPINIASANATENKNLTEFTFEGYDNKSALATIENTGDTVKVTFNAGIKISGGALSESYDSLQAHLHWGNGTAEPGSEHTVDGKRFPMELHIVHSKSTYNRNITLAEKDPEGLAALGFFIEELTGVDDQPASWKTLTSYFSNISNAEDTRLGGERGVAARWKRRRATVRGACKISPERTDCWTKSVARAIHKGVKSLLEAR, from the exons ATGAATGTTCTGACAATAATTGCTGTTGCTGTGTGCGTCCTTGCGCCAGGTGCTTATTGTGAGTCATCCACCGTag AGTGGTGCTACCATAACTCAAGCTGCA GTGACAGCACCTGGCCGACCATCGCCCCGCTGCACTGCAACGGAACGCGTCAGTCGCCCATCAACATCGCGTCTGCCAACGCCACGGAGAACAAGAACCTGACGGAGTTCACCTTCGAGGGATATGACAACAAATCCGCCTTGGCCACAATTGAGAACACCGGAGACACTG TCAAAGTGACCTTCAATGCTGGCATCAAGATCTCAGGAGGAGCCCTGTCTGAGAGCTACGACAGCCTGCAGGCCCACCTTCACTGGGGAAACGGCACGGCTGAACCCGGATCAGAACACACTGTGGACGGCAAGCGCTTCCCCATGGAG CTTCACATTGTACACAGCAAGTCGACCTACAACCGGAACATCACCCTTGCTGAGAAGGATCCTGAAGGACTCGCTGCTCTCGGTTTCTTTATTGAG GAGCTGACAGGTGTAGATGATCAGCCAGCCAGCTGGAAGACTTTGACCTCCTACTTCTCAAATATCTCAAATGCTG AGGACACTCGATTAGGAGGAGAAAGGGGTGTGGCAGCACGCTGGAAGAGACGCCGAGCGACGGTCCGAGGAGCTTGCAAGATTAGCCCGGAGAGAACTGACTGCTGGACTAAAAGCGTGGCCAGAGCAATTCACAAAGGGGTCAAAAGTCTTCTGGAGGCAAGGTAG
- the LOC111609932 gene encoding carbonic anhydrase 4-like isoform X2: MNVLTIIAVAVCVLAPGAYCESSTVEWCYHNSSCSDSTWPTIAPLHCNGTRQSPINIASANATENKNLTEFTFEGYDNKSALATIENTGDTVKVTFNAGIKISGGALSESYDSLQAHLHWGNGTAEPGSEHTVDGKRFPMELHIVHSKSTYNRNITLAEKDPEGLAALGFFIEELTGVDDQPASWKTLTSYFSNISNAGTEDTRLGGERGVAARWKRRRATVRGACKISPERTDCWTKSVARAIHKGVKSLLEAR; the protein is encoded by the exons ATGAATGTTCTGACAATAATTGCTGTTGCTGTGTGCGTCCTTGCGCCAGGTGCTTATTGTGAGTCATCCACCGTag AGTGGTGCTACCATAACTCAAGCTGCA GTGACAGCACCTGGCCGACCATCGCCCCGCTGCACTGCAACGGAACGCGTCAGTCGCCCATCAACATCGCGTCTGCCAACGCCACGGAGAACAAGAACCTGACGGAGTTCACCTTCGAGGGATATGACAACAAATCCGCCTTGGCCACAATTGAGAACACCGGAGACACTG TCAAAGTGACCTTCAATGCTGGCATCAAGATCTCAGGAGGAGCCCTGTCTGAGAGCTACGACAGCCTGCAGGCCCACCTTCACTGGGGAAACGGCACGGCTGAACCCGGATCAGAACACACTGTGGACGGCAAGCGCTTCCCCATGGAG CTTCACATTGTACACAGCAAGTCGACCTACAACCGGAACATCACCCTTGCTGAGAAGGATCCTGAAGGACTCGCTGCTCTCGGTTTCTTTATTGAG GAGCTGACAGGTGTAGATGATCAGCCAGCCAGCTGGAAGACTTTGACCTCCTACTTCTCAAATATCTCAAATGCTG GAACAGAGGACACTCGATTAGGAGGAGAAAGGGGTGTGGCAGCACGCTGGAAGAGACGCCGAGCGACGGTCCGAGGAGCTTGCAAGATTAGCCCGGAGAGAACTGACTGCTGGACTAAAAGCGTGGCCAGAGCAATTCACAAAGGGGTCAAAAGTCTTCTGGAGGCAAGGTAG
- the LOC111609932 gene encoding carbonic anhydrase 4-like isoform X1, with the protein MNVLTIIAVAVCVLAPGAYCESSTVEWCYHNSSCSDSTWPTIAPLHCNGTRQSPINIASANATENKNLTEFTFEGYDNKSALATIENTGDTVKVTFNAGIKISGGALSESYDSLQAHLHWGNGTAEPGSEHTVDGKRFPMELHIVHSKSTYNRNITLAEKDPEGLAALGFFIEELTGVDDQPASWKTLTSYFSNISNAGVIIKIPDNISLDDLLSDVNRANYYRYLGSLTTPTCNEAVVWTVFKEPIKVSKNLIDLFSTSLHIKNSTSLMVNVYRSTQPSQPVSTQPKASSSTKSGYSLALMTFALIMARY; encoded by the exons ATGAATGTTCTGACAATAATTGCTGTTGCTGTGTGCGTCCTTGCGCCAGGTGCTTATTGTGAGTCATCCACCGTag AGTGGTGCTACCATAACTCAAGCTGCA GTGACAGCACCTGGCCGACCATCGCCCCGCTGCACTGCAACGGAACGCGTCAGTCGCCCATCAACATCGCGTCTGCCAACGCCACGGAGAACAAGAACCTGACGGAGTTCACCTTCGAGGGATATGACAACAAATCCGCCTTGGCCACAATTGAGAACACCGGAGACACTG TCAAAGTGACCTTCAATGCTGGCATCAAGATCTCAGGAGGAGCCCTGTCTGAGAGCTACGACAGCCTGCAGGCCCACCTTCACTGGGGAAACGGCACGGCTGAACCCGGATCAGAACACACTGTGGACGGCAAGCGCTTCCCCATGGAG CTTCACATTGTACACAGCAAGTCGACCTACAACCGGAACATCACCCTTGCTGAGAAGGATCCTGAAGGACTCGCTGCTCTCGGTTTCTTTATTGAG GAGCTGACAGGTGTAGATGATCAGCCAGCCAGCTGGAAGACTTTGACCTCCTACTTCTCAAATATCTCAAATGCTG GTGTGATTATCAAAATCCCAGATAATATTTCTCTAGACGATCTCCTTTCTGATGTGAACCGAGCCAATTACTATCGCTACCTCGGTTCCCTGACCACTCCCACCTGTAACGAGGCCGTAGTTTGGACCGTGTTCAAAGAACCGATTAAAGTCAGCAAAAACTTG ATCGACCTCTTCAGCACAAGCCTGCACATcaaaaactccacttctctgaTGGTTAACGTGTATCGAAGCACCCAGCCGTCACAGCCGGTCTCAACGCAGCCGAAGGCAAGCTCCTCCACCAAATCTGGCTACTCTCTGGCTCTGATGACCTTTGCCCTCATAATGGCGAGATATTAA